The Vicinamibacterales bacterium nucleotide sequence CCTCGTGGCATAATGCAGGTCTCTATGCCTGACACGAAGACGACGCCCATCGGACGCGGCTTGAGAGTCGCGGCCGACATGCTCTTGCTCCCGGGCTCGAGCCTGCTGCTCGATGGCAAGGTCAAGCCGGGCCTGCTTCACGTGGGCGTGGGGGTCGCCGCCGGGTTCGCCTTGGGCATTCCGGCCGCACTCCTGGTCGCGGCCAATTCAATCAGCCTGTCCTTCAC carries:
- a CDS encoding DUF6072 family protein — protein: MPDTKTTPIGRGLRVAADMLLLPGSSLLLDGKVKPGLLHVGVGVAAGFALGIPAALLVAANSISLSFTGKNLASALIGAQDPRDVTLTAKIRQDVDKGLSLEEIQETVREDVEDVYAEVVPSHPPPPIAAQ